The DNA region GCGGCGTCGCAGAAGCGGCGTCACACGTTCCACTCTCCCGCTCAAAGAAAAATAAAGGGAACAACACCATTACACAGCTCGTTTGCACGTTTTCACGTCACTGGCATGCAACACGAGGTCGAATGCCTCTCtacgcctcctcctccgtcgcagGCCCAACCTCGCGTGGCCCGATGGCAAccgtagacacacacgcgccacagcaatgcgccgacccagccatcggacagcacggcccctgcccccacccacgcccacaACCCGTGCCTCGCgggtcgccgcgcagccgcgcccaccatgccggccgccaccgggtgcatccccctcgcggtggcgcccaGGAGccccccacaccagtgggcggtgcgagggcccgggggtgggtgggagacgCTCGGGTCACGATGACGCTCTACCCATTACGTGGATGGCGAAGATCTGCCTCACTGTCGCAGGCCACTCCGACGCAACGTCGTCGAGgaccccaccgccggcaccagcagcgatacatcgctctgacccccccccccctgcggCGTAGGCACCAGaccccgtcaccaccacaagcCGTTCGGCACTTGGCAGGGGATGAGGAAGGAGGCCGCCCGGCTCTCccacggagagagagtgggtgCACTGGTCCCTGAGGTGCCCCGCACTGAGAGGAAtgtgcccctcccctgtCATCAGGTGGGCATTGATAGGAGAACAGGCGTACAGAAAGTTTTTACGGGTCGAGGCATGAAGAGAGGCGCAGTACaggatgctgctgcttcttgtGCTCACGAACATCGGGACCACTGACAAGACAGAAGTTGCTCATCCGCACCTGGTGCGTCCCACCAGGGACTCTTCTCGCCCAAAGCCTCTCTTGTATCTGAGGGCAATGAGGGAAGAGGATGAGGTTGCCCCCTGGAGAATGCGTGTTTTCCGCCTGCAAAGCATCAGATCAGTGCATCTGCGAGCCttcgccgtcctctcccCTTTTATCCTTCTCTGTTCTCATGCATCCTTACCTTGGGCcgtccctctttccctctttccGCCGTCGTTCTCCCcggtcaccaccaccgcttgcgctgcagctgcgtgtTGTACTCTTGCTGCTTTCGTCCACATACGCACATCCGCACCACAGCATACACGGGCACAGGAAGGAACTCAGTCAGTCTcttcgcgtgtgcgcgagtTAGGGAGCTTGTCTGTTCTCGTATTGAGGAGGCGCAAGTACTATACCTCTCCACCTGGCAACGAGTTCCCGTTGCCGTGGCCGAAGTCGCGCGACGTgcgttttttgtttcgtgGCTTCTTTCGCATTAACAcggccacgcgcgcgcgcgcacacacacacacacacacatctgaGCCGCTGCTTCCCTCTGTCggtctcactctctctcgttcCTCAAATTTGTGACGTGCCATCTTGTTTGGTTTAGCCTGCTTGCGCGCAGCCCTCAACTGTGCACCCCTACCGGTTTCTTGGGCGTTGTTACCtctgttttcgttttgttttctttttcttctgctTGCTCCCTTCCCAcactcctcccctcctcgttgctttctcttcgcgctcacgcacacgtatACATCAGCCCTCATCTGATACATTTGCTGTGTAGGTGTGGTGTGGAACACTTtcgcttccctctcccctccgtAGTTTGATGGATACGAGAATGAAGGACCTCAGTTTCAAGGTTGTGCTTCTCGGCGAGGGCCGTGTTGGCAAGACGTCGCTCATTTCGCGCTACGTGCACAACGCGTTTGATGAAAAAGAGGCAAGCACGGTGCAGGCGAGTATGCACAGCTCCAAGGCGGTCCCCATCAATGACGCTAGCAGCGCCCCCGGCGCCATCCGAGAAGTGGACTTGGCGTTGTGGGACACGGCGGGACAGGAGCGCTTCCATGCACTCGCGCCAATGTACTACCGTAACGCCGATGGGGCCATCATCGTGTACGACGTCACCGACGCTGACACGCTACGCAAGGTACGCACGTGGGCCAAGGAGCTCTACGCCGTTGTGGGGGAGGGCAAAATACAACTCGTTTTGTGCGGGAACAAGGCGGACACCCCGTTGGCAGAGCGGGAGGtgagcgagggcgagggggcggCTATGGCGGCAGAGCTGGGCGCCTCGCATTTCTTCGCAAGCGCGAAGACGGGGCAAAACGTAGCGGAAGTGTTCAGTGCAATGGCGACACAGGTTGCGCGTAGTCGCGAGGTCACCGGCAtgggcggtggtgttgctgctggtggcagcagtggcagcagtggcggggGTGCCTACACCGGCATCAGTGGTCGCACACCGTCGCGCTCGCGTGCACGGCGCGGGTTGATGGTGGTGACGGAAGACGGGGAGGCGGTGACTCCAGGCCGCAGCTCCCCGTGCGAAGGTCGCGTGTACGGCGGCATCACCCCACCCCGGGCCCACCGCTACGGAAGCAGTGGCACCAACCAGCCGATCACACTTAGCGCCGATGGCTCCCctgacgcagcggcggcggccaacaAAAGCGGTTGTTG from Leishmania major strain Friedlin complete genome, chromosome 21 includes:
- a CDS encoding putative small GTPase, translated to MDTRMKDLSFKVVLLGEGRVGKTSLISRYVHNAFDEKEASTVQASMHSSKAVPINDASSAPGAIREVDLALWDTAGQERFHALAPMYYRNADGAIIVYDVTDADTLRKVRTWAKELYAVVGEGKIQLVLCGNKADTPLAEREVSEGEGAAMAAELGASHFFASAKTGQNVAEVFSAMATQVARSREVTGMGGGVAAGGSSGSSGGGAYTGISGRTPSRSRARRGLMVVTEDGEAVTPGRSSPCEGRVYGGITPPRAHRYGSSGTNQPITLSADGSPDAAAAANKSGCC